The sequence CTTTTATTAACTTCAACAAAAGATGGGCAGGGGTAAAAACCTGGACTGTGGACTACGGACGGGAGCTTGTTAAGCTTGGTCATAATGTTATTATGATTATCAGAAAAGGAACCGGTCACAGAGACATATACGAGTCGGCAGGGTTTACTGTGTATGAAATCCGCGCCGGAATGAAATACAACCCCTCCACCATCTATAAACTTTCCAAGATACTTATAAAAAATGATATAGATATTTCCGTGGTGAATATTTCCAAGGATCTGAATATAGGCGCCACTGCCTCAAAGCTTTCAGGGATTCCGGTCATACATCGTGTCGGGCTTATTAACGATGTTAAAAACAGGTTTGAGGACAGGGCGCTGCACAAAACCATAATCGACGCTGTAATTGTGCCCAGCTATTTCCTTAAAGCCGAGCTTGCGGACATTAAATGGTTTAACACTTCTAAAATCAACGTAATCCCTAACAGCAAAATAGCGGACAATTACCCTATTTCCGAAAGAAGAAGTGATGGGAAAATTTTCGGCATAACAAGCAGACTGGACGCCTCCAAAGGGCATGATCTCCTCATAGAAGCCTTTGAAAAAGTGAAGCGGGAGATACCCGATGCGCAGCTTTACATAG is a genomic window of Geovibrio thiophilus containing:
- a CDS encoding glycosyltransferase family 4 protein encodes the protein MAFINFNKRWAGVKTWTVDYGRELVKLGHNVIMIIRKGTGHRDIYESAGFTVYEIRAGMKYNPSTIYKLSKILIKNDIDISVVNISKDLNIGATASKLSGIPVIHRVGLINDVKNRFEDRALHKTIIDAVIVPSYFLKAELADIKWFNTSKINVIPNSKIADNYPISERRSDGKIFGITSRLDASKGHDLLIEAFEKVKREIPDAQLYIAGTGKREGLIRERIRELGLEDSVKLYGFIKDVPAFLAELDVYVLTSLEESFGNTVLEAMFAALPIVSFETGGVPEVLGGTGILVPAGDTDALAEKMILAARDPELRMEKGTAARKRAEEVYDLKKNTCKLIKLIEEVISSR